A region of Ischnura elegans unplaced genomic scaffold, ioIscEleg1.1, whole genome shotgun sequence DNA encodes the following proteins:
- the LOC124173482 gene encoding histone H2B, protein MPPKTSGKAAKKAGKAQKNISKGDKKKKRRRKESYAIYIYKVLKQVHPDTGISSKAMNIMNSFVNDIFERIAAEASRLAHYNKRSTITSREVQTAVRLLLPGELAKHAVSEGTKAVTKYTSSK, encoded by the coding sequence GAAAGGCTGCCAAGAAGGCCGGCAAGGCCCAGAAGAACATCTCCAAGGGAGACAAGAAGAAGAAGCGCAGGAGGAAGGAGAGCtacgcaatctacatctacaaggtgTTGAAGCAGGTCCACCCTGACACCGGTATCTCCTCCAAGGCCATGAACATCATGAACTCCTTCGTCAACGACATCTTCGAGAGGATCGCCGCCGAGGCTTCCCGTCTCGCTCACTACAACAAGCGCTCCACCATCACCTCCAGGGAGGTGCAGACCGCCGTCAGGCTCCTGCTCCCCGGTGAACTGGCCAAGCACGCCGTGTCTGAGGGCACCAAGGCTGTGACCAAGTACACCAGCTCCAAGTAA